The following are encoded together in the Phenylobacterium sp. NIBR 498073 genome:
- a CDS encoding GntR family transcriptional regulator: MPTRLEAFLTSTAPLAALAESMPEGLPGQIASALRERIQAGEFKPGDPLKAAPLAVAFGCSRGPVREALRRLEREKLVVIAPRTGAAVAQMNAQALEAHFRLRAEVGALFVRLAAERVQRPPALVAAILEGAEVLAEVAADESAQVGDYIRARRRLTDLIATLAAAPYVSELSQELEREVAILWAPMNSAARRRRSAGGWRKIARAIASGDPEAAEAEGRRMVLESLDEVRRMEALD, encoded by the coding sequence ATGCCGACACGGCTGGAAGCATTTCTGACCTCGACCGCGCCGTTGGCGGCGCTGGCGGAAAGCATGCCGGAGGGTCTGCCGGGCCAGATCGCCAGTGCGCTGCGCGAACGGATCCAGGCCGGTGAGTTCAAGCCGGGTGATCCCTTGAAGGCTGCCCCGTTGGCGGTGGCCTTCGGATGCAGCCGTGGCCCGGTACGCGAGGCATTGCGCCGCCTGGAGCGTGAAAAGCTCGTCGTGATCGCGCCGCGAACCGGCGCCGCCGTCGCCCAGATGAACGCCCAGGCCCTGGAGGCGCACTTTCGATTGCGCGCTGAGGTCGGTGCTCTTTTCGTGCGCCTCGCCGCCGAGCGCGTGCAGCGTCCGCCGGCCCTCGTGGCGGCGATCCTTGAAGGCGCCGAGGTGCTTGCGGAGGTGGCCGCCGACGAGAGCGCCCAGGTCGGCGACTACATCCGCGCTCGCCGGCGGCTGACCGACCTGATCGCGACCTTGGCGGCCGCGCCCTATGTCTCGGAGCTTTCTCAGGAACTCGAGCGGGAAGTGGCGATCCTGTGGGCGCCGATGAATTCAGCCGCGCGCCGTCGGCGATCGGCTGGCGGTTGGCGCAAGATTGCGCGCGCCATCGCCTCCGGCGATCCCGAAGCGGCCGAGGCCGAAGGACGCCGCATGGTGCTGGAGTCCCTCGACGAAGTGCGCCGCATGGAGGCCTTGGACTAG
- a CDS encoding peptidase dimerization domain-containing protein — MKNTAKSLTAILLASAITLPAVPANAEPTPEMKSAALAGVEARAKLSQEMVDSVFSFAEPGFQEVKTGEYLTGILEKNGFKITRGVAGIPTAWTATWGAGGPKIALGSDIDGLLGLSQYPGDPSIKPMVEGAPGHGEGHNSGLPLIIVAALAAKDVMEKNKIPGQLMVWPGVAEELLATKAFYVRAGLFKDVDASIFTHVSRDFSTQWGPAGNNGMVSVEYTFHGKTAHAAGQPWSGRSALDGVELMNTAWNMRREHLPLTQRSHYVITDGGGQPNIVPGVASVWYYFRENSFQSIRELYELGNTISQAAAMGTGTTVERKVLGYAAPNYGNKPLAEAAYANIKAVGMPKWSADDQAFAKAVQVTQGFKLEPLATEVSPLTTPESRGPSMGGGSDDIGDIMWTAPTITIRYPSNIPNAIGHNVTSAMAMATPIAHKGVEVGSKAVALTILDLVTTPKLVADAKDYFNNVQLKDQKYDPVLAATDMPAIHLNAEIMKQMRPKLEPYYYNPKKYKTYLDQLGVKYPAAAVPPAK, encoded by the coding sequence ATGAAGAACACTGCGAAGTCGCTGACGGCGATCCTGCTGGCGAGCGCGATAACTTTGCCGGCGGTTCCCGCCAATGCGGAGCCGACGCCCGAGATGAAGAGCGCGGCCCTGGCTGGCGTCGAGGCGCGCGCCAAGCTGAGTCAGGAAATGGTGGACTCGGTGTTCAGCTTCGCCGAGCCGGGGTTTCAGGAAGTAAAGACCGGGGAGTACCTGACGGGGATCCTCGAGAAGAACGGCTTCAAGATCACCCGCGGCGTCGCCGGCATTCCGACCGCGTGGACGGCGACCTGGGGGGCTGGCGGCCCGAAGATCGCGCTGGGCAGCGACATCGACGGCCTGCTGGGCCTATCGCAGTACCCGGGCGATCCGAGCATCAAGCCGATGGTCGAGGGCGCGCCGGGGCACGGCGAAGGGCACAACTCCGGCCTGCCGTTGATCATCGTGGCGGCGCTCGCGGCCAAGGATGTGATGGAGAAGAATAAGATCCCCGGGCAGCTGATGGTCTGGCCGGGCGTCGCCGAAGAACTGCTGGCGACCAAGGCCTTCTATGTGCGCGCTGGCCTGTTCAAGGACGTCGACGCCTCGATCTTCACCCACGTCAGCCGGGATTTTTCGACCCAATGGGGGCCGGCCGGCAACAACGGCATGGTCTCGGTGGAATACACCTTCCATGGCAAGACGGCCCACGCCGCCGGCCAGCCCTGGTCGGGGCGCAGCGCCCTGGACGGCGTTGAGCTGATGAACACCGCCTGGAACATGCGCCGCGAACATCTGCCGCTGACCCAACGCTCGCACTACGTCATCACCGACGGCGGCGGGCAGCCCAATATCGTGCCGGGCGTGGCTTCGGTCTGGTACTACTTCCGCGAAAACTCCTTCCAGTCGATCCGCGAACTCTACGAGCTGGGGAACACCATCTCGCAGGCGGCCGCGATGGGCACCGGCACGACGGTCGAGCGCAAGGTGCTCGGCTATGCAGCGCCGAACTACGGCAACAAGCCGCTGGCCGAAGCCGCCTACGCCAACATCAAGGCGGTGGGGATGCCGAAGTGGTCCGCCGACGACCAGGCCTTCGCCAAGGCGGTGCAGGTGACGCAAGGCTTCAAGCTCGAGCCGCTGGCGACCGAAGTTTCGCCGCTGACCACGCCGGAATCGCGTGGTCCCTCGATGGGCGGAGGGTCCGACGACATCGGCGACATCATGTGGACGGCGCCCACGATCACCATCCGCTATCCGTCCAATATCCCGAATGCGATCGGCCACAACGTGACCTCGGCCATGGCGATGGCGACCCCGATCGCCCACAAGGGCGTGGAGGTGGGCTCCAAGGCGGTGGCGCTGACCATCCTCGATCTGGTGACGACGCCAAAGCTGGTCGCCGATGCGAAGGACTACTTCAACAACGTTCAGCTGAAGGATCAGAAGTATGATCCGGTCCTGGCGGCGACTGACATGCCTGCGATCCACTTGAACGCCGAAATCATGAAACAGATGCGGCCGAAGCTGGAGCCGTACTACTATAACCCCAAGAAATATAAGACCTATCTGGATCAGCTCGGCGTCAAGTACCCGGCTGCCGCCGTCCCGCCGGCAAAGTAG
- a CDS encoding Lrp/AsnC family transcriptional regulator: MSKSEHLDLDDVDYRILKELCDDGRASDVWLGEQINLSSTAVARRRRNLEERQAVLNYSANLNMPMLGYSVVVFVAIELSSQAEKALNEFEREVVKCPSVSYCGFVSGDTDFLIMLNVASFEDYDRVYRRELSILPHVAKIRSSFVMREVARRGTPPIVFKDKV, from the coding sequence ATGTCGAAATCCGAACACCTTGATCTTGATGACGTGGATTATCGGATTTTGAAGGAGCTTTGCGACGACGGCCGAGCCTCAGACGTCTGGCTGGGCGAGCAGATCAACCTTTCCAGCACCGCGGTAGCGCGACGCCGACGAAACCTCGAAGAGCGTCAGGCGGTGCTCAATTATTCGGCCAATCTCAACATGCCGATGCTCGGCTACAGCGTCGTCGTCTTCGTGGCCATCGAGCTCAGCTCCCAGGCGGAGAAGGCGCTGAACGAGTTCGAGCGCGAAGTGGTGAAATGCCCTTCGGTTTCCTATTGCGGCTTCGTCTCCGGCGACACCGACTTCCTGATCATGCTGAACGTGGCGTCGTTCGAGGACTACGACCGGGTCTATCGCCGGGAACTCTCCATCCTCCCGCACGTGGCCAAGATCCGATCGAGCTTCGTCATGCGGGAGGTCGCGCGGCGCGGCACGCCGCCGATCGTCTTCAAGGACAAGGTCTAG
- a CDS encoding TonB-dependent receptor yields MKFSKSIQLTSNARRCALATVSIVALLGCGSAALADEAAAGSDLEEVVVTGSRIARDGFDTPTPVNVLGAQEIAASAPANIADFVNTLPSVAGSITAANSSGSLSNGAAGISALNLRALGTGRTLVLFDGQRSVVSASTGQVDTNTFPQSLIERVEVVTGGASSAYGSDAVGGVVNFILDKDYTGLKSSLEYGETTYGDGENWKYNITAGAPFAGGKGHALFSAEWVGQSGVQTIDRDWNKSGYFAVRNTDLSAGAPYYITSKNVGIGIYTPGGLITNTALRGTYFGVNSTVNQLAYGATTGQWMIGGDWAYSISDMLGSNTLIPEEDRSSYFGRVSYEVAPNISVFAQASWAKYEGLSYYIKPTQTGIVIQRDNAYLPTAVRNQMTALGITSFQMGTSNVDMPASGSQMSRETERYVVGANGDFEAFGLDVDWDAYYQHGKTTTHEQLTPTWNNARLALATDAVVNPANGQIVCRSTLTTPTNGCVPLNRFGQGVASQAALSYVLGTPYRDQEFTQDVAAFNFSTNSIEGWAGPISLAAGAEFRREEMGGFVEAQYMSGWKYGNFRVTSGKYDVKEAYIETVVPLFEGMDFNGAFRLTDYSTSGTVKTWKAGLTYAPIEDIHFRASASRDIRAANMSELYDAGTARSNSVNIAGVSTPFVQNLQGNPNAQPEVADGYGVGMVVSPRWIPGLQASIDYYDIKVDGVISFVTAQQVADYCYIQKVASYCSQLVFNGAGVLQTINLYYDNLNSMTAKGLDIEASYRTSLADLASWGAGDLVLRAMFTHYIENVTDDGVTAIDQAGANTSATPDWIYRLSANYDLEPWSFNVTARGISDGKVSNAYTECLSSCPASVAPYYTINDNSVEGALYWDVSASYDFEVASVKGEGFISIKNLFDTDPVLVGNPANLGAENTPGYPQTNRSLYDTNGRTFRVGIRLEY; encoded by the coding sequence ATGAAGTTTTCGAAAAGCATCCAGCTGACGTCGAATGCGCGCCGTTGCGCGTTGGCCACGGTCAGCATCGTGGCGCTCCTGGGCTGCGGATCCGCGGCCCTGGCTGACGAAGCCGCAGCTGGTTCCGATCTGGAGGAGGTGGTGGTGACCGGCTCGCGGATCGCCCGCGACGGCTTTGACACACCGACGCCGGTCAACGTCCTGGGGGCGCAGGAAATCGCCGCATCGGCGCCGGCCAATATCGCAGATTTCGTCAACACGCTGCCCTCGGTGGCCGGCTCGATCACGGCGGCCAACTCGTCGGGATCGCTCAGCAACGGCGCAGCCGGGATCAGCGCGCTCAACCTGCGGGCGCTGGGAACCGGCCGGACGCTTGTTCTGTTCGACGGGCAACGCTCGGTGGTCTCGGCCTCGACCGGGCAGGTCGACACCAACACCTTCCCGCAGTCGCTGATCGAGCGGGTCGAGGTCGTGACCGGCGGGGCGTCGTCCGCCTATGGCTCGGACGCCGTCGGCGGGGTGGTCAACTTCATCCTGGACAAGGACTACACCGGCCTCAAGTCGTCGCTCGAATACGGCGAGACCACCTACGGGGACGGCGAAAACTGGAAGTACAACATCACCGCCGGCGCGCCGTTCGCGGGCGGCAAGGGCCATGCTCTGTTCAGCGCCGAGTGGGTCGGCCAGAGCGGCGTGCAGACCATCGATCGTGATTGGAACAAGAGCGGCTACTTCGCCGTGCGCAACACCGACCTGTCGGCCGGCGCGCCCTACTACATCACCTCCAAGAATGTCGGCATCGGCATCTACACGCCCGGCGGCCTGATCACGAACACGGCGCTGCGCGGGACCTATTTCGGCGTCAACAGCACGGTGAACCAGTTGGCCTACGGGGCCACGACCGGTCAGTGGATGATCGGCGGCGACTGGGCCTATTCGATCTCGGACATGCTGGGGTCCAACACCCTCATTCCCGAGGAGGACCGCAGCAGCTACTTCGGCCGCGTCAGCTATGAGGTCGCACCGAACATTTCGGTCTTCGCTCAGGCGTCGTGGGCCAAGTACGAGGGGCTCAGCTACTACATCAAGCCGACCCAGACCGGGATCGTGATCCAGCGGGACAACGCTTACCTGCCCACCGCCGTGCGCAACCAGATGACCGCGCTCGGGATCACTTCGTTCCAGATGGGCACCAGCAATGTCGACATGCCGGCCTCCGGCAGCCAGATGTCGCGGGAGACCGAGCGCTATGTGGTCGGCGCCAATGGCGACTTCGAGGCGTTCGGCCTCGATGTGGACTGGGACGCCTACTACCAGCACGGCAAGACCACGACCCACGAGCAACTGACCCCGACCTGGAACAACGCCCGCCTGGCGCTGGCCACCGACGCGGTGGTCAACCCTGCCAACGGCCAGATCGTCTGCCGCTCGACCCTGACCACCCCGACCAACGGCTGCGTGCCGCTCAATCGCTTCGGCCAAGGCGTGGCCAGCCAGGCGGCCCTGAGCTACGTGCTCGGCACACCCTATCGGGACCAGGAGTTCACCCAGGACGTCGCGGCGTTCAACTTCTCAACCAACAGCATCGAGGGCTGGGCCGGCCCGATTTCGCTTGCGGCCGGGGCCGAGTTCCGTCGCGAGGAGATGGGAGGCTTCGTCGAGGCCCAGTACATGTCGGGCTGGAAGTACGGCAATTTCCGCGTCACCAGCGGGAAGTACGACGTCAAGGAAGCCTATATCGAGACCGTGGTGCCGCTGTTCGAGGGCATGGATTTCAACGGCGCTTTCCGGCTCACCGACTACTCGACCTCCGGGACCGTCAAGACCTGGAAGGCCGGCCTGACCTACGCGCCGATCGAGGACATCCACTTCCGCGCTTCGGCCTCGCGCGACATCCGGGCCGCCAACATGAGCGAGCTCTACGACGCCGGCACCGCGCGCTCCAACTCGGTGAACATCGCGGGGGTCTCGACCCCGTTCGTGCAGAACCTGCAGGGCAATCCGAACGCGCAGCCTGAGGTCGCGGACGGCTACGGCGTCGGCATGGTCGTCTCGCCGCGCTGGATCCCGGGCCTGCAGGCCTCGATCGACTACTACGACATCAAGGTCGACGGGGTGATCAGCTTCGTCACCGCCCAGCAGGTCGCCGACTACTGCTACATCCAGAAGGTGGCCTCGTATTGCAGCCAGCTGGTGTTCAACGGCGCCGGCGTGCTGCAGACCATCAATCTCTACTACGACAACCTCAACAGCATGACCGCCAAGGGGCTCGACATCGAGGCCTCGTACCGCACCAGCCTCGCCGATCTGGCGTCCTGGGGCGCCGGCGACCTCGTCCTGCGCGCCATGTTCACCCACTATATCGAGAACGTGACCGACGACGGGGTGACCGCGATCGACCAGGCCGGCGCCAACACCAGCGCGACGCCAGACTGGATCTACCGGCTGTCAGCCAACTACGATCTGGAGCCCTGGTCGTTCAACGTCACGGCCCGGGGGATCAGCGACGGCAAGGTCAGCAACGCCTACACAGAGTGCCTG